The following coding sequences lie in one Kribbella sp. NBC_00709 genomic window:
- a CDS encoding ABC transporter ATP-binding protein produces the protein MQPLLEVRELRTHFELSDGVVKAVDGVSLTVRRGRTLAVVGESGCGKSVTARSILRLIERPARIVGGEVLLHDETDGEPLDLLSAKDKRLRQVRWADIAMVFQEPMASLSLVHTIGDQIVEAVRLHENVGKQAARDRAIEMLGRVGIPDPKRRVDSYPFELSGGMRQRAMIAMALACRPRLLIADEPTTALDVTTQAQILDLLTDLQQELGMAIMLITHDLGVAAQVADEVAVMYLGEVVEQGPASAVLSNPKHPYTQALVRSVPRLGQRGRDRLVAVRGTVPPPYERPSGCRFHPRCDAFMAGKCDVTVPATVRSDEIDVACLLYGEDER, from the coding sequence ATGCAGCCTCTTCTGGAAGTGCGTGAGCTGAGGACCCACTTCGAGCTCAGTGACGGCGTGGTCAAGGCGGTCGACGGCGTCAGCCTGACGGTACGGCGTGGCCGAACCCTGGCCGTGGTGGGCGAGTCGGGCTGCGGGAAAAGTGTCACCGCGCGATCCATCCTGCGCCTGATCGAGCGGCCGGCCCGGATCGTCGGCGGCGAGGTCCTGCTGCACGACGAGACGGACGGTGAGCCGCTCGACCTGCTGTCCGCGAAGGACAAGCGGTTGCGGCAGGTGCGATGGGCCGACATCGCGATGGTGTTCCAGGAGCCGATGGCCTCGCTCAGCCTGGTACACACGATCGGCGACCAGATCGTCGAAGCCGTCCGGCTGCACGAGAACGTCGGCAAGCAGGCCGCGCGCGACCGGGCGATCGAGATGCTCGGCCGGGTCGGCATCCCGGACCCGAAGCGCCGGGTCGACTCGTACCCGTTCGAGCTCAGTGGTGGCATGCGGCAACGAGCCATGATCGCGATGGCGCTGGCCTGCCGGCCGCGGCTGCTGATCGCGGACGAGCCGACGACCGCGCTCGACGTGACCACGCAGGCGCAGATCCTCGACCTGCTGACGGATCTCCAGCAGGAGCTGGGGATGGCGATCATGCTGATCACCCACGATCTCGGCGTCGCCGCGCAGGTCGCCGACGAGGTCGCGGTGATGTACCTCGGCGAGGTCGTGGAGCAGGGGCCGGCATCCGCCGTACTGAGTAATCCCAAGCACCCGTACACGCAGGCGCTGGTGCGCTCGGTTCCCCGGCTCGGGCAGCGTGGCCGGGACCGGCTGGTCGCCGTCCGGGGGACGGTGCCACCGCCGTACGAGCGTCCTTCGGGGTGTCGTTTTCATCCGCGGTGTGACGCGTTCATGGCGGGGAAGTGCGACGTGACGGTGCCGGCGACGGTGCGCAGCGACGAGATCGACGTTGCCTGCCTGCTGTACGGGGAGGACGAACGATGA
- a CDS encoding ABC transporter permease, whose amino-acid sequence MAQQTEVLVAPQEVVKSLRDHGALPQWRLMWRQFRRHKLALIGLIVLIPIYFVALLAGFFAPASADTAHTALPYAPPQRVHISGEHGMFVYGYSSTRNQETFEQTFTVDKSKIIEVGLFVHGDRYSVLGPIKSDIHLIGPTTAGEPFFLIGADQSGRDLLSRLIHGARVSLSIGLVGVFASFLLGMLIGGISGYLGGTVDNIIQRIIEFIMSIPTLPLWMALSAALPGGWGPLTRYFAITVILSLIGWTGLARDVRGRFLSLREEDFVMAARLDGVSRTGIIFGHMVPSFASHIIASVSMAVPRMILGETSLSFLGLGLQPPAVSWGVLLEGAQNVRAVATAPWLLTPGLAVVVVVLAMNFVGDGLRDAADPYK is encoded by the coding sequence ATGGCCCAGCAGACCGAGGTGCTCGTCGCCCCGCAAGAGGTGGTGAAGAGCCTCCGGGATCACGGCGCGCTGCCGCAGTGGCGGTTGATGTGGCGGCAGTTCCGCCGGCACAAACTGGCGCTGATCGGGCTGATCGTGCTGATCCCGATCTACTTCGTCGCGCTCCTCGCGGGCTTCTTCGCGCCGGCGAGCGCCGACACCGCCCACACCGCGCTGCCGTACGCGCCGCCGCAGCGGGTGCACATCTCCGGCGAGCACGGGATGTTCGTCTACGGGTACTCGTCGACGCGCAACCAGGAGACGTTCGAGCAGACCTTCACCGTCGACAAGTCGAAGATCATCGAGGTCGGGCTGTTCGTGCACGGCGACCGGTACTCCGTCCTCGGCCCGATCAAGTCCGACATCCACCTGATCGGCCCGACCACCGCGGGCGAGCCGTTCTTCCTGATCGGCGCGGACCAGTCCGGGCGCGACCTGCTGTCGCGGCTGATCCACGGCGCCCGGGTGTCGTTGTCGATCGGACTCGTCGGCGTGTTCGCCAGTTTCCTGCTCGGCATGCTGATCGGCGGCATCTCCGGCTACCTCGGCGGCACGGTCGACAACATCATCCAGCGGATCATCGAGTTCATCATGTCGATCCCGACGCTGCCGTTGTGGATGGCGTTGTCGGCGGCGCTGCCCGGCGGCTGGGGGCCGTTGACCCGGTACTTCGCGATCACGGTGATCCTCTCGCTGATCGGCTGGACCGGATTGGCGCGGGACGTCCGCGGCCGGTTCCTCAGCCTGCGCGAGGAGGACTTCGTGATGGCGGCCCGGCTCGACGGCGTGAGCCGGACCGGGATCATCTTCGGCCACATGGTGCCGTCGTTCGCCAGCCACATCATCGCCTCGGTGTCGATGGCGGTGCCGCGGATGATCCTCGGCGAGACCAGCCTGTCGTTCCTCGGCCTCGGCCTGCAGCCGCCGGCGGTCAGTTGGGGCGTGCTGCTCGAGGGCGCGCAGAACGTCCGTGCGGTCGCCACCGCGCCGTGGCTGCTGACGCCGGGCCTCGCGGTCGTGGTCGTCGTACTCGCCATGAACTTCGTCGGCGACGGTCTCCGCGACGCCGCGGATCCCTACAAGTGA
- a CDS encoding ABC transporter permease: MLRFVGRRLVWMFITLAAISFVTFVVIKLPPGDYTTTVIANAEARGQDIPDSQIAELKRHYGLDKPFMVQYLTWIGGVVLHGDLGQSFAWNQSVSSLIGNRVLLSMVLSIASLLFVWAIAFPIGIYSALRQYSGGDYVASFLGFIGMAVPEFMLALVMMYVGFRYFGQSVGGLFSPQYADAAWNLGKLLDLIAHLWIPIVVVGVAGTAGLIRITRANLLDELHKPYVATARAKGLPEWKLLLRYPVRMSLSPFFSTVGWLLPGLISGETIVSVVMSLPTSGPLLLGAVKSQDMYLVGSFVLILSTLTVIGTMLSDLALAWWDPRIRARFQKG; this comes from the coding sequence ATGCTGCGGTTCGTGGGCCGGCGGCTGGTCTGGATGTTCATCACGCTGGCGGCGATCTCGTTCGTCACCTTCGTGGTGATCAAGCTGCCGCCGGGCGACTACACCACCACGGTGATCGCGAACGCCGAGGCACGCGGCCAGGACATCCCCGACTCGCAGATCGCCGAGCTGAAGCGGCACTACGGTCTCGACAAGCCGTTCATGGTGCAGTACCTGACCTGGATCGGCGGCGTCGTACTGCACGGTGACCTCGGCCAGTCGTTCGCCTGGAACCAATCGGTCTCGAGCCTGATCGGCAACCGGGTGCTGCTGTCGATGGTGCTGTCGATCGCCAGCCTGCTGTTCGTCTGGGCGATCGCGTTCCCGATAGGTATCTACAGCGCGCTGAGACAGTACTCGGGCGGCGACTACGTGGCATCGTTCCTCGGCTTCATCGGGATGGCCGTTCCGGAGTTCATGCTCGCGCTGGTGATGATGTACGTCGGGTTCCGGTACTTCGGCCAGAGTGTCGGCGGACTGTTCTCACCGCAGTACGCCGACGCCGCGTGGAACCTGGGCAAGCTGCTCGACCTGATCGCACACCTGTGGATCCCGATCGTCGTGGTCGGGGTCGCCGGTACGGCTGGGCTGATCCGGATCACCCGGGCCAACCTGCTCGACGAGCTGCACAAGCCGTACGTCGCGACCGCGCGGGCGAAGGGTCTGCCGGAGTGGAAGCTGCTGCTCAGGTACCCGGTCCGGATGTCGCTCAGCCCGTTCTTCAGCACGGTCGGCTGGTTGCTGCCGGGCCTGATCAGCGGCGAGACGATCGTGTCGGTCGTGATGAGCCTGCCGACCAGCGGTCCGCTGCTGCTCGGCGCGGTGAAGAGCCAGGACATGTACCTGGTCGGCAGCTTCGTGCTGATCCTCAGCACGCTGACCGTGATCGGCACGATGCTCAGCGACCTCGCCCTGGCCTGGTGGGATCCGCGGATCCGCGCCCGGTTCCAGAAGGGATAG
- a CDS encoding ABC transporter substrate-binding protein, whose protein sequence is MSESTINRRRLLQGGLGLLAVATIPGCGFFDTKPAGSGAQVAAAGEKESPMLKALVDKGSLPPLADRLPKNPPVIKPLEGKAQYGGTWRSAMLTQEDTQWLWYAMHYEPLLRWKPDKVGKPGYDELEANTAEFTVDAESKVYTFTLREGLKWSDGKPCTADDLLFTILEVQCDEGLHPDGLYDAFLSPDTNKMAKVEKVDERTVKMTYSSPQPSLLVQIADAIFEREGAYGMLLPKHYFQQFHLKYNKSANALAKKAGVGSWVDLFNQKQNPWTNPEQPTLAPWKVTTALGKGSAVTLTRNPYYWKVDDAGRQLPYIDNCRVEVVQDAQVELLKVMNGEFGMQYRNFGTAQNKPVVAQNRAKGAYKIFEVPTQLTNTMVLGLNLTHKDPAKRALFSNKEFRAGLSHAINRKEVIDAVYAGQGEPWQGAPAKDSPYYNEQLATQFLEFDAAKANQHLDAAGLTKKSGDGRRLGADGKPVSVTVLISESFPDHVEAIEFIKKRWAAVGIELRAQPVSEDLYKERVKGNDHDAGTWTCGTFVLPTGTGGDHYWVPTNDGSARYGIGWAQWYQSHGEKGTKPPAEVQKQLDLFTQARQEPDAAKTLDLGKQVLQIAADQFYYIGISSVPNTYGVVKNDFHNVPAQMNESVAPGIVHPEQFSIGQ, encoded by the coding sequence ATGTCTGAAAGCACAATCAATCGGCGCCGGCTGCTGCAGGGCGGTCTGGGGCTGCTGGCCGTGGCAACCATCCCTGGGTGTGGCTTCTTCGACACCAAACCCGCGGGCTCCGGCGCGCAGGTCGCCGCAGCCGGCGAGAAGGAGTCGCCGATGCTGAAAGCCCTGGTGGACAAGGGATCGCTGCCCCCGCTGGCGGATCGGTTGCCGAAGAACCCGCCCGTGATCAAGCCGCTCGAAGGCAAGGCGCAGTACGGCGGGACCTGGCGCTCGGCGATGCTGACGCAGGAAGACACCCAGTGGCTGTGGTACGCGATGCACTACGAGCCGCTGCTGCGCTGGAAGCCGGACAAGGTCGGCAAGCCCGGGTACGACGAGCTGGAGGCGAACACCGCCGAGTTCACGGTCGATGCCGAGAGCAAGGTTTACACCTTCACCCTGCGCGAAGGCCTGAAGTGGTCGGACGGCAAGCCGTGCACGGCGGACGACCTGCTGTTCACGATCCTCGAGGTGCAGTGTGACGAAGGTCTGCACCCGGACGGCCTGTACGACGCGTTCCTGTCGCCGGACACCAACAAGATGGCGAAGGTCGAGAAGGTCGACGAGCGAACGGTCAAGATGACGTACTCGTCGCCGCAGCCTTCGCTGCTCGTCCAGATCGCCGATGCCATCTTCGAGCGTGAAGGCGCCTACGGGATGCTGCTGCCGAAGCACTACTTCCAGCAGTTCCACCTGAAGTACAACAAGAGCGCGAACGCGCTGGCGAAGAAGGCCGGTGTCGGGAGCTGGGTCGACCTGTTCAACCAGAAGCAGAACCCGTGGACCAACCCGGAGCAGCCGACGCTGGCGCCGTGGAAGGTGACCACCGCGCTCGGCAAGGGCTCCGCGGTCACCCTGACCCGGAACCCGTACTACTGGAAGGTCGACGACGCCGGCAGGCAGCTGCCGTACATCGACAACTGCCGGGTCGAGGTCGTGCAGGACGCGCAGGTCGAGCTGCTGAAGGTGATGAACGGCGAGTTCGGCATGCAGTACCGGAACTTCGGCACCGCGCAGAACAAGCCGGTGGTGGCGCAGAACCGGGCGAAGGGCGCCTACAAGATCTTCGAGGTGCCGACGCAGCTCACCAACACGATGGTCCTCGGGCTCAACCTGACCCACAAGGACCCGGCCAAGCGGGCGCTGTTCTCGAACAAAGAGTTCCGGGCCGGGCTGTCGCACGCGATCAACCGCAAGGAGGTCATCGACGCGGTGTACGCCGGTCAGGGTGAGCCCTGGCAGGGCGCGCCGGCGAAGGACTCGCCGTACTACAACGAGCAACTGGCCACGCAGTTCCTGGAATTCGACGCGGCCAAGGCCAACCAGCACCTGGACGCGGCCGGGCTGACGAAGAAGTCCGGCGACGGCCGGCGGCTCGGCGCCGACGGCAAGCCCGTGTCGGTCACCGTACTGATCAGCGAGTCGTTCCCGGACCACGTCGAGGCGATCGAGTTCATCAAGAAGCGCTGGGCCGCCGTCGGTATCGAGCTGCGGGCCCAGCCGGTCAGCGAGGACCTCTACAAGGAACGGGTCAAGGGCAACGATCACGACGCGGGGACCTGGACCTGCGGCACCTTCGTGCTGCCAACCGGCACCGGCGGTGACCACTACTGGGTGCCGACCAACGACGGCAGCGCGCGGTACGGCATCGGCTGGGCGCAGTGGTACCAGTCGCACGGCGAGAAGGGCACCAAGCCGCCTGCGGAGGTGCAGAAGCAGCTCGACCTGTTCACGCAGGCCCGGCAGGAGCCGGACGCGGCGAAGACGCTCGACCTGGGCAAGCAGGTGCTGCAGATCGCGGCCGACCAGTTCTACTACATCGGCATCAGCTCGGTGCCGAACACGTACGGCGTCGTCAAGAACGACTTCCACAACGTGCCGGCGCAGATGAACGAATCGGTTGCCCCCGGCATCGTCCACCCCGAGCAGTTCTCGATCGGCCAGTAA